One stretch of Lycium ferocissimum isolate CSIRO_LF1 unplaced genomic scaffold, AGI_CSIRO_Lferr_CH_V1 ctg4147, whole genome shotgun sequence DNA includes these proteins:
- the LOC132044298 gene encoding uncharacterized protein LOC132044298, giving the protein MEIPKWKWEVINMDFITGLPHSRRKFDSIWVIVDRLTKSARFLPVRTTYAAEDYAKLYLKEIVRLHGIPVSIISDRGAQFMAKIVPIDDIQVTENMTYEEEPIAILDRQVPRLKNKEVASVKVLWRSKDREEMTWEAKAEMKSKYPHLFPTTDDTIPEESLQDSALLAIHLQGKSHI; this is encoded by the exons ATGGAGATCCCAaagtggaaatgggaagtgattaatatggatttcatcacgGGATTGCCCCATTCTCGTCGCaaatttgattctatttgggtgatcgttgatAGGTTAACCAAATCAGCCCGTTTCTTGCCTGTAAGGACCACCTATGCTGCTGAAGACTATGCTAaattgtatcttaaggagattgtgcgtcTTCACGGCATTCCTGTGTCTATTATTTCTGACAGGGGCGCTCAATTCATGGCAAA AATCGTACCTATTGACGATATACAAGTTACAGAAAATATGACATACGAGGAAGAACCAATTGCTATTCTCGACAGACAAGTCCCCAGACTTAAAAACAAAGAGGTGGCTTCAGTAAAGGTTCTATGGAGGAGTAAagatagggaagagatgacgtGGGAAGCTAAAGCAGAaatgaagtccaagtatccCCATTTATTCCCTACCACAGATGATACTATTCCAGAAGAATCCTTGCAAGATTCTGCCTTACTCGCAATTCACCTACAAGGTAAAAGTCATATTTAA